One Thiocapsa sp. genomic window carries:
- a CDS encoding thiol:disulfide interchange protein DsbA/DsbL, whose translation MAFTRRRFTQTMIGALGAAMLPLHTAAANLVEGRDWRAVSPPQPGAAPDKIDVLEFFSYGCPHCMDLNLVIKPWAAKLPEDVTFRQVPVTFGRAAWTNLARLFYALEYSGDLDRLNQEVFVALHHDRTKLFTEKDVFAWVASKGVDVATFEPLFNSFAVETQIKRSDTLVERYRVDAVPMITVGGRYIVLGQQAKGFPDMLAVADDLIVMARAQTAAT comes from the coding sequence ATGGCCTTCACCCGTCGTCGCTTTACCCAAACGATGATCGGCGCCCTCGGTGCCGCAATGCTCCCGCTGCATACCGCCGCCGCCAACCTGGTCGAGGGTCGCGACTGGCGCGCGGTCTCGCCGCCGCAGCCCGGAGCGGCTCCCGACAAGATCGATGTCCTCGAATTCTTCTCCTACGGCTGCCCGCATTGCATGGATCTGAACCTGGTCATCAAGCCCTGGGCCGCCAAGCTGCCGGAGGACGTCACCTTCCGCCAGGTCCCGGTGACCTTCGGTCGGGCCGCCTGGACCAACCTCGCCCGACTCTTCTATGCGCTGGAATACAGCGGCGACCTGGATCGACTCAACCAAGAGGTCTTCGTCGCACTGCATCACGACCGGACCAAGCTCTTCACCGAGAAGGACGTGTTCGCCTGGGTCGCGAGCAAGGGCGTGGACGTCGCGACCTTCGAGCCCTTGTTCAATTCGTTCGCGGTCGAGACTCAGATCAAACGCAGCGACACCCTCGTCGAGCGCTATCGTGTCGATGCCGTGCCCATGATCACCGTCGGCGGTCGGTACATCGTGCTCGGTCAGCAGGCCAAAGGCTTTCCGGACATGCTCGCCGTCGCCGATGACCTGATCGTCATGGCACGCGCGCAGACGGCCGCGACTTGA
- a CDS encoding alpha/beta hydrolase yields the protein MLTACASPNIVESPDPDTGSPALGVDHARMDDGYRLPLRVWTGASAPRIIVLGLHGFNDYANAFAPLGRELAAAGITTYAVDQRGFGTAALPGRWHGSDRLAADLRNLVDLLRARHPDARLYVAGESMGGAVVLTATAQGPLPVDGLILIAPAVWSRDTMPWYQRLALDGAVRTLPWLKLTGEGIRLSPSDHIEMLQAMGKDPLVIKATRVDALWGITDLMDRAQATAGRLQTPALLLYGEQDEIIPKNAFCRFLAKLPVKDPGLTFVLYEHGWHMLPRDRQGARVRTDIAAWLADPDAPLPSGEETSPHGPRASAFCAASRGRLR from the coding sequence ATGCTCACTGCCTGCGCCTCCCCGAACATCGTCGAATCCCCTGACCCGGACACCGGGTCGCCCGCCCTCGGCGTCGACCATGCACGGATGGACGACGGCTATCGTCTGCCCCTGCGCGTCTGGACCGGCGCCTCGGCGCCGAGAATAATTGTGCTCGGGCTGCACGGCTTCAACGACTACGCGAACGCCTTCGCCCCCCTGGGCCGCGAGCTTGCCGCTGCGGGCATCACCACCTACGCGGTCGACCAGCGCGGTTTCGGCACCGCCGCCTTGCCCGGGCGCTGGCACGGCAGTGACCGGCTTGCCGCGGATCTGCGCAACCTGGTCGATCTGCTGCGTGCGCGCCATCCCGATGCCCGTCTCTATGTCGCCGGCGAGAGCATGGGCGGTGCCGTCGTCCTGACCGCAACGGCACAGGGGCCGCTGCCGGTCGACGGCCTCATCCTGATCGCCCCCGCCGTCTGGTCGCGCGACACCATGCCCTGGTATCAACGCCTCGCCCTGGACGGCGCCGTGCGCACACTGCCCTGGCTGAAGCTGACCGGCGAAGGCATCCGTCTCAGCCCGTCCGACCATATCGAGATGCTGCAGGCGATGGGCAAGGATCCGCTCGTCATCAAGGCGACCCGGGTCGATGCCCTCTGGGGGATCACCGACCTGATGGACCGGGCGCAAGCCACAGCGGGCCGACTGCAGACCCCTGCCCTGCTGCTCTACGGAGAGCAGGACGAGATCATCCCCAAAAATGCCTTTTGCCGGTTCCTGGCGAAACTACCCGTCAAGGATCCGGGTCTGACGTTCGTTCTCTACGAGCACGGCTGGCACATGCTCCCGCGCGACCGCCAAGGGGCACGGGTGCGCACCGACATCGCCGCCTGGCTGGCGGATCCCGATGCCCCGCTGCCGTCGGGCGAGGAAACATCGCCGCATGGGCCGAGGGCGAGCGCATTTTGTGCGGCAAGCCGCGGTAGGTTGCGCTGA
- a CDS encoding ABC transporter ATP-binding protein — translation MTILLEAHDLVRLYPGVRAVDGIGFRVEAGQCFGLLGPNGAGKTTTLEMLEGIQTPTSGTVLYRGRPLDRAYRESVGIQFQATALQDFQTVRESLAMFATLYRRTADREELIRLCNLAEILDRDTRKLSGGQRQRLLLAIALVNDPDLVFLDEPTTGLDPQSRRNFWGLIETVRRRGKTIVLTTHYMEEAERLCDRIAIVDHGRIIAEGQPARLVRDHFPATVIRLPESAWPVGAALPPTAERRDGTIELFAEEVPPMLAEIERVGADLTDLRVATPNLEDLFLKLTGHDLRS, via the coding sequence GTGACTATCCTGCTCGAAGCCCATGATCTCGTCCGGCTCTATCCTGGTGTGCGCGCCGTGGATGGTATCGGTTTTCGTGTCGAAGCCGGTCAGTGTTTCGGGCTCTTGGGTCCGAACGGGGCCGGGAAGACGACGACCTTGGAGATGCTGGAGGGGATCCAGACCCCGACCTCGGGCACCGTGCTTTATCGTGGCCGGCCGCTCGACCGTGCCTACCGCGAATCGGTCGGCATCCAGTTTCAGGCGACCGCGCTGCAGGACTTTCAGACGGTGCGCGAGTCGCTCGCCATGTTTGCGACCCTCTACCGGCGCACCGCGGACCGCGAGGAGCTGATCCGGCTCTGCAATCTTGCGGAGATCCTGGATCGGGACACGCGCAAGCTCTCGGGCGGTCAGCGTCAGCGACTGCTGTTGGCCATCGCCTTGGTCAACGACCCGGACCTGGTGTTTCTCGACGAGCCGACGACCGGTCTGGATCCGCAGTCCAGACGTAACTTCTGGGGTCTGATCGAGACGGTGCGTCGGCGCGGCAAGACCATCGTCTTGACCACGCATTATATGGAAGAGGCCGAGCGGCTCTGCGATCGGATTGCGATCGTTGATCACGGGCGGATCATCGCCGAGGGTCAGCCTGCGCGTCTGGTTCGGGATCATTTCCCGGCCACCGTGATTCGCCTGCCCGAGTCTGCATGGCCCGTCGGGGCTGCACTTCCGCCGACGGCCGAGCGGCGCGACGGGACCATCGAGCTTTTTGCCGAGGAGGTCCCGCCGATGTTGGCCGAGATCGAGCGCGTCGGGGCCGATCTGACGGATCTGCGGGTGGCGACGCCGAATTTGGAAGACCTCTTTCTGAAACTGACCGGGCATGATCTGCGCTCTTAA
- a CDS encoding septal ring lytic transglycosylase RlpA family protein: MNKTLIFASLGVFLLVSGPNAEARVKPGHAQKGIASYYHDSLHGRKTASGAIYNKNIPSAAHKTLPLGSKVRVTDTKTGKSIVVKVNDRGPFVKGRIIDLSRSAARELGMIKKGLAKVEVEVLSVPKARGS, from the coding sequence ATGAACAAAACGCTCATCTTCGCCTCGCTCGGGGTGTTTCTTCTCGTCTCGGGCCCGAATGCCGAGGCACGCGTCAAGCCGGGGCATGCTCAAAAGGGCATCGCCTCCTACTACCACGACAGCCTCCATGGTCGGAAGACCGCAAGCGGCGCGATCTACAACAAGAACATCCCCAGCGCAGCACACAAGACCCTCCCCCTCGGCAGCAAGGTCCGGGTGACGGACACCAAGACCGGCAAGAGCATCGTCGTCAAGGTCAACGACCGCGGCCCCTTCGTGAAAGGCCGGATCATCGATCTTTCCCGCAGCGCCGCACGCGAGCTGGGGATGATCAAGAAGGGTCTGGCAAAGGTCGAGGTCGAGGTCTTGAGCGTTCCGAAGGCGCGCGGCTCCTGA
- a CDS encoding glycosyltransferase, protein MRYSSNILIPILIALLTVAAWALLNRPADEPPWPNRIQGFSFAPMRAHNDPAFQNFPTTEEIDEDLALLQGTVHALRTYSVESTLSAIPRLAAARGLNVTLGAWIGPDPDVNESELARLGEILSKGYRNLVRVMVGNEAILREDVSVSELTEYLDRVRKMTWLPVSTAEPWHVWLKYPELADHVDFITVHLLPYWEGVPVEQAVAYAVSRYDEVKKAFPNKEVIIGEVGWPSNGRRNRGAEASVTNQTRFLRRFLAHAEQAGYVYYVMEAFDQTWKTKLEGATGAYWGVYNTDREPKFVFTQPVVRIPHWQELAGLSVVMAVLLLAFLYRDSASLSSKGKGFLALVMYGISTAAVWIVYDYTRLYMTPATAIVGILLLVGGVGVIVLIMAETHEWAEALWLRRWRRPFPLRAVPDEDLPVVSVHVPAYNEPPELLIETLDALAALDYPGYEVLVIDNNTKDPAVWQPVEAHCRRLNDTVGERFRFFHVDPLAGYKAGALNYALRETDPRAEVIAVIDADYIVQPLWLRHLVPAFQDPEVAIVQAPQDYRDADQNAFKAMCMAEYRGFFHIGMVTRNERNAIIQHGTMTMIRRPTLDAVGGWAEWCITEDAELGLRVFEEGHKALYIPCTYGRGLMPDTFADFKKQRYRWAYGAVRTLKHHRRELLGIRKTTLSAGQRYHFVAGWLPWFADGFNLLFNFAALAWSVAMVMFPLQVTPPYMTVALVPLVLFGFKMSKSFLLYRRRVTATLRQSFAAGLAGLALSHTIARAMFGGFVSGRLGFFRTPKLAQAPAFIRALADAREEGLFVIAFWLAAGLIMLRDDAFMLDVRVWVAVLIVQSIPYLAAVAVSLISAAKTLPASLVGPMPVMTGEGSTARVEQGP, encoded by the coding sequence GTGAGATATTCAAGCAACATCCTCATTCCGATTCTGATCGCCCTCTTGACGGTTGCTGCGTGGGCCTTGCTCAACCGGCCGGCGGACGAGCCGCCTTGGCCGAATCGCATCCAGGGCTTCTCGTTCGCACCGATGCGTGCGCACAACGATCCGGCGTTTCAGAACTTCCCGACCACCGAGGAGATCGACGAAGACCTGGCCCTTTTGCAGGGAACCGTCCATGCCTTACGCACCTACTCGGTCGAAAGCACACTCTCCGCGATCCCGCGCTTGGCCGCGGCGCGCGGCCTGAATGTCACGCTCGGCGCTTGGATCGGACCCGATCCGGACGTCAACGAATCCGAGCTCGCACGCTTGGGCGAGATCCTGAGTAAAGGTTACCGGAACTTGGTGCGCGTCATGGTCGGCAACGAGGCGATCCTGCGCGAGGACGTTTCGGTCTCCGAGCTCACCGAATATCTCGACCGGGTCCGCAAGATGACCTGGCTACCTGTGAGCACGGCCGAACCCTGGCATGTCTGGCTGAAATATCCGGAGCTTGCGGATCATGTGGACTTCATCACCGTCCACCTGCTGCCCTATTGGGAAGGTGTCCCCGTCGAGCAGGCCGTGGCCTATGCGGTCAGCCGCTACGACGAGGTCAAGAAAGCCTTTCCGAACAAAGAGGTCATCATCGGGGAGGTCGGCTGGCCGAGCAATGGCCGGCGCAATCGGGGTGCCGAGGCGTCGGTGACGAATCAAACGCGGTTCCTGCGCCGTTTTCTTGCGCACGCCGAGCAAGCGGGCTACGTCTACTACGTCATGGAGGCATTCGACCAGACCTGGAAGACCAAGCTCGAAGGGGCGACCGGTGCCTACTGGGGCGTCTACAACACCGACCGCGAGCCCAAGTTCGTCTTCACCCAACCCGTCGTACGCATCCCGCACTGGCAGGAGCTTGCCGGACTCTCGGTCGTCATGGCTGTCTTGCTTCTGGCGTTTCTCTACCGCGACAGCGCAAGTCTGTCGAGCAAGGGCAAAGGCTTCCTCGCGCTGGTGATGTACGGCATCTCGACCGCAGCGGTCTGGATCGTCTACGACTACACGCGGCTCTATATGACGCCGGCCACGGCCATCGTCGGCATCCTGCTCCTCGTCGGCGGGGTCGGCGTCATCGTCCTGATCATGGCCGAGACGCACGAATGGGCCGAGGCGCTGTGGCTGCGCCGGTGGCGACGGCCGTTCCCCTTGCGCGCGGTGCCCGACGAGGATCTTCCGGTCGTCTCCGTCCACGTGCCCGCCTACAACGAGCCGCCCGAGCTCTTGATCGAGACGCTGGACGCCTTGGCGGCGTTGGACTATCCGGGCTACGAGGTCTTGGTCATCGACAACAATACCAAGGACCCCGCCGTCTGGCAGCCGGTCGAGGCGCATTGCCGTCGGCTCAACGACACGGTCGGCGAGCGCTTCCGGTTCTTCCATGTGGATCCGCTCGCGGGCTATAAGGCCGGCGCACTGAACTATGCACTGCGCGAGACCGACCCGCGCGCCGAAGTCATCGCCGTCATCGACGCGGACTATATCGTGCAGCCGCTCTGGTTGAGACACCTGGTACCCGCCTTCCAAGACCCCGAGGTCGCCATCGTGCAGGCCCCGCAGGATTACCGCGACGCCGATCAGAACGCCTTCAAGGCGATGTGCATGGCCGAGTATCGGGGCTTTTTCCACATCGGCATGGTCACCCGCAACGAGCGCAACGCCATCATCCAGCACGGCACCATGACCATGATTCGCCGCCCGACACTCGACGCCGTCGGCGGCTGGGCCGAGTGGTGCATTACGGAAGACGCCGAGCTTGGACTGCGTGTCTTCGAGGAAGGTCACAAGGCGCTCTACATCCCCTGCACCTACGGGCGCGGCCTGATGCCGGACACCTTCGCCGACTTCAAGAAACAGCGGTATCGCTGGGCCTACGGCGCAGTGCGCACCCTCAAGCACCATCGCCGCGAGCTGCTGGGGATCCGCAAGACCACCCTCTCGGCGGGCCAGCGCTATCACTTCGTCGCCGGCTGGCTGCCGTGGTTCGCGGACGGCTTCAACCTCCTGTTCAACTTCGCGGCACTCGCCTGGTCCGTGGCCATGGTGATGTTTCCGCTCCAGGTGACGCCGCCCTACATGACCGTCGCCTTGGTACCCTTGGTCTTGTTCGGCTTCAAGATGTCGAAGAGTTTCCTGCTCTATCGGCGTCGGGTCACAGCGACCCTGCGTCAAAGCTTCGCCGCCGGCCTGGCCGGGCTGGCCCTCTCGCACACGATCGCCCGCGCCATGTTCGGCGGTTTCGTCTCGGGAAGGCTCGGCTTCTTCAGAACCCCGAAGCTCGCGCAGGCACCGGCCTTCATCCGCGCACTGGCCGATGCACGCGAAGAGGGTCTTTTCGTCATCGCCTTCTGGCTCGCGGCCGGCCTGATCATGCTCCGCGACGACGCCTTCATGCTGGATGTCCGGGTCTGGGTCGCTGTTTTAATCGTTCAGTCGATTCCGTATCTGGCCGCCGTCGCGGTGTCGTTGATCAGCGCGGCCAAGACATTGCCGGCGAGCCTGGTCGGGCCGATGCCGGTGATGACGGGCGAGGGATCGACAGCGCGTGTCGAGCAGGGCCCGTAG
- a CDS encoding ABC transporter permease, producing MWRRILTILVARNREFYRDRAGLSWNILMPIMMVLAFAFIFTDASRDVFKVGVIADGAELPVATFPFLQTRHVQFIPVTDSTAAIGKVERHQLDLLVDPSETPRYWVNSDSANGYLVERLLLGSGGAGGQGETAGVIPERVSVSGAALRYVDWVLPGVLAMNIMFSSLWGVGWVIVRYRKNGVLRRLKATPLSPWEFLTAQVFSRLLVVLGASLVVYIGASLLLDFPMHGSYLALLLVYVAGALCLISLGLIVSSRLRTEEVADGLLNLISWPMLLLSGVWFSMEGASGAAQILSRFLPLTHVVEGARAVMIDGAGVLQVLPQIGMLAGLALLFLTLAAWMFRWE from the coding sequence ATGTGGCGCCGTATCCTGACCATCCTCGTCGCGCGTAACCGCGAGTTCTATCGTGATCGGGCCGGCCTGTCATGGAACATCCTGATGCCGATTATGATGGTGCTGGCCTTTGCCTTCATCTTCACCGACGCGTCGCGAGACGTCTTCAAGGTCGGCGTCATCGCGGACGGCGCCGAATTACCGGTCGCGACCTTCCCCTTCCTGCAGACCCGCCATGTCCAGTTTATCCCGGTCACGGATTCGACGGCGGCGATCGGGAAGGTGGAGCGCCATCAGCTGGACCTCTTGGTGGACCCGAGCGAGACACCGCGCTATTGGGTGAATTCGGATTCGGCCAACGGCTATCTGGTCGAGCGTCTCTTGCTCGGTTCAGGCGGGGCTGGCGGTCAGGGCGAGACAGCGGGTGTGATTCCGGAGCGGGTGAGCGTCAGCGGTGCCGCCCTGCGCTATGTCGACTGGGTGCTGCCCGGCGTGCTGGCGATGAACATCATGTTTTCCAGTCTCTGGGGTGTCGGCTGGGTGATCGTGCGCTACCGCAAGAACGGCGTGCTGCGTCGCCTGAAGGCAACGCCGCTGAGTCCGTGGGAGTTTCTCACCGCCCAGGTGTTCTCGCGTTTGCTGGTGGTTCTGGGGGCGAGCCTGGTGGTCTATATCGGGGCCAGTCTGTTGCTGGACTTCCCGATGCACGGCTCCTACCTTGCGCTGCTGCTGGTCTATGTGGCCGGTGCGCTCTGTTTGATCAGCCTCGGACTGATCGTCTCGTCACGCCTGCGCACGGAGGAGGTCGCGGACGGCCTGCTCAACCTCATCTCCTGGCCGATGCTGCTGCTCTCGGGGGTGTGGTTCTCGATGGAGGGGGCCAGCGGCGCGGCCCAGATCCTGTCCCGGTTCTTGCCGCTGACCCATGTCGTGGAAGGTGCGCGGGCCGTCATGATCGACGGCGCCGGTGTGCTTCAGGTGCTTCCCCAGATCGGCATGCTGGCCGGTCTCGCACTCCTCTTCCTGACCCTCGCGGCCTGGATGTTTCGATGGGAGTGA